The following are from one region of the Sandaracinus amylolyticus genome:
- a CDS encoding FAD-dependent oxidoreductase, whose amino-acid sequence MSDTRAVVVIGGGPAAVSAAVEAARHGAGVTLVAEEAIGGRSTHASLVPSKVLLHLVGERRVRKVSGRIDADDLAHVIAEMGRVAELEGARLAKRLEDAGVETARGIARFVAPDAIEIAREGKSARRERFDAAVIATGSVPWFPTGFFGDAAAAGGGRPDGERILAPRHLRTLRDLPRTMLVIGGGATGAEATYAFRELGVEVTWIVDELGLLPGFDRELADSLGDVLMERGVKLVHGKRVTKVVRSGESVTATLDGGRTYSAERAFVAVGRRADTARLGLDAIGVEIDTRNGAVVVDDTLRSTKVPSVIACGDAAGGAFVASKAHVEGWIAGRRAAGLDAPRVIANGWVETVYCEPELAIVGLSPQRARFARRDVDVRTVSFDESVKGALHGVGVDRHARGMLRVVCDPETRVVLGASAIGPHAAEVLGPIAVAVRAQTTIEELGAAGMAAPTFGELAGIGGRS is encoded by the coding sequence ATGAGCGACACGCGCGCGGTGGTGGTGATCGGTGGGGGACCTGCGGCGGTGTCGGCCGCGGTGGAAGCGGCGCGACACGGCGCGGGCGTCACGTTGGTCGCGGAGGAAGCGATCGGCGGGCGCTCGACCCACGCGTCGCTCGTGCCCTCGAAGGTGCTGCTCCACCTCGTCGGCGAGCGTCGGGTGCGCAAGGTCTCGGGGCGCATCGACGCGGACGATCTCGCGCACGTGATCGCGGAGATGGGTCGCGTCGCGGAGCTCGAGGGCGCGCGGCTCGCGAAGCGGCTCGAGGACGCCGGTGTGGAGACCGCGCGCGGGATCGCGCGCTTCGTCGCGCCCGACGCGATCGAGATCGCGCGCGAGGGCAAGAGCGCGCGGCGCGAGCGCTTCGACGCGGCGGTGATCGCGACGGGCTCGGTGCCGTGGTTCCCGACCGGGTTCTTCGGGGACGCTGCGGCGGCCGGCGGAGGGCGGCCCGACGGCGAGCGCATCCTCGCGCCGCGGCACCTGCGCACGCTGCGCGATCTGCCGCGCACGATGCTGGTGATCGGCGGTGGCGCGACGGGCGCCGAAGCGACCTATGCGTTCCGCGAGCTGGGCGTCGAGGTGACGTGGATCGTCGACGAGCTCGGATTGCTGCCGGGCTTCGATCGCGAGCTCGCCGACTCGCTCGGCGACGTGCTGATGGAGCGCGGCGTGAAGCTCGTGCACGGCAAGCGCGTGACCAAGGTCGTGCGCAGCGGCGAGAGCGTGACCGCGACGCTCGACGGTGGGCGCACCTACTCGGCCGAGCGCGCGTTCGTCGCGGTGGGACGTCGGGCCGACACCGCGCGGCTCGGGCTCGACGCGATCGGCGTGGAGATCGACACGCGCAACGGCGCGGTGGTGGTCGACGACACCCTGCGCTCGACGAAGGTGCCGAGCGTGATCGCGTGCGGCGATGCGGCGGGCGGCGCGTTCGTCGCGAGCAAGGCGCACGTCGAGGGCTGGATCGCGGGGCGTCGCGCGGCAGGGCTCGATGCGCCGCGCGTGATCGCGAACGGCTGGGTCGAGACCGTCTACTGCGAGCCCGAGCTCGCGATCGTCGGGCTCTCGCCGCAGCGCGCGCGCTTCGCGAGGCGTGACGTCGACGTGCGCACGGTCTCGTTCGACGAGAGCGTGAAGGGCGCGCTGCACGGCGTGGGCGTCGATCGCCACGCGCGCGGGATGCTGCGCGTGGTGTGCGATCCCGAGACGCGCGTGGTGCTCGGCGCGAGCGCGATCGGACCGCACGCGGCGGAGGTGCTGGGGCCGATCGCGGTCGCGGTGCGCGCGCAGACGACGATCGAAGAGCTCGGCGCGGCGGGCATGGCTGCGCCGACGTTCGGCGAGCTCGCGGGGATCGGCGGGCGGAGCTGA
- a CDS encoding M23 family metallopeptidase, with product MRRAIVAIALCAAMPGAAAAQFTFEPSGQLEGAGMGRMDDTVWAPGIRFPIQNSPAYANSQVWGVGGLHGAAGSTCDDANYAYPWHDNYCERRTWDMPLCPAGQGHQGQDIRPSTCRRGTHPAVAVVAGRITQIGTYSVYLTAADGTRYDYLHMDNVAVAVGDRVDCGDELGRVSDEFGDSATSIHLHFNIRQQVDGVGRVYVPTYMSLVEAYRRLLNGTDSCMPAAMDAGVPMDAGRDAGRDAGRDAGRDAGRDAGRDAGPPGCRSTILGRNVRHGECVQVGPERHECNAAGCGWYMCSAGAWTCAEPTTCTAARHANAACGTTGMGCRSTTLGRNVDHGDCVQVSYSGCGTSRCGWYRCANGAWACSEASACTDERFGNGVCMQDAGPMCSGGGSPCGSDAQCCSGLRCVANTCRNPSSCGIEGRTCTSGAQCCGGLSCLPQTFGATSRSCCVGWEGGYCRTADDCCGEMTCSGNRCVDRSAGQSCASSWDCEGSLVCVGGRCQ from the coding sequence ATGAGGCGCGCGATCGTCGCGATCGCGCTGTGCGCGGCGATGCCGGGCGCGGCCGCCGCGCAGTTCACCTTCGAGCCCTCGGGTCAGCTCGAGGGCGCAGGCATGGGCCGGATGGACGACACGGTGTGGGCGCCGGGGATCCGCTTCCCGATCCAGAACAGCCCGGCGTACGCGAACTCGCAGGTGTGGGGCGTCGGAGGTCTGCACGGCGCCGCGGGGAGCACCTGCGACGACGCGAACTACGCGTACCCGTGGCACGACAACTACTGCGAGCGGCGCACCTGGGACATGCCGCTCTGCCCGGCGGGGCAAGGCCATCAGGGGCAGGACATCCGCCCCTCGACGTGCCGGCGCGGGACGCATCCGGCGGTCGCGGTCGTCGCGGGGCGCATCACGCAGATCGGCACCTACAGCGTCTATCTCACCGCGGCCGACGGCACGCGATACGACTACCTCCACATGGACAACGTCGCGGTCGCGGTGGGCGATCGCGTCGACTGCGGCGACGAGCTCGGCCGCGTGTCCGACGAGTTCGGCGACTCCGCGACCTCGATCCATCTGCACTTCAACATCCGCCAGCAGGTCGACGGCGTCGGGCGCGTCTACGTGCCCACGTACATGTCGCTCGTGGAGGCGTACCGGCGGCTCCTGAACGGCACGGACTCGTGCATGCCGGCGGCGATGGACGCGGGCGTGCCGATGGACGCGGGACGCGATGCGGGTCGGGACGCGGGACGCGATGCGGGGCGCGACGCGGGACGCGATGCGGGGCGCGACGCCGGCCCGCCCGGCTGCCGCAGCACGATCCTCGGGCGCAACGTGCGCCACGGCGAGTGCGTGCAGGTCGGGCCCGAGCGCCACGAGTGCAACGCCGCCGGGTGCGGCTGGTACATGTGCAGCGCGGGCGCGTGGACCTGCGCCGAGCCGACGACGTGCACCGCGGCGCGTCACGCGAACGCGGCGTGCGGCACGACGGGCATGGGATGTCGCTCGACGACGCTCGGGCGCAACGTCGATCACGGCGACTGCGTGCAGGTGAGCTACTCGGGCTGCGGCACGAGCCGCTGCGGCTGGTATCGATGCGCGAACGGCGCGTGGGCGTGCTCGGAGGCGAGCGCGTGCACCGACGAGCGCTTCGGCAACGGCGTCTGCATGCAGGACGCGGGACCGATGTGCAGCGGCGGAGGCTCTCCGTGCGGCAGCGATGCGCAGTGCTGCAGCGGGCTGCGCTGCGTCGCGAACACGTGCCGCAATCCGTCGTCGTGCGGGATCGAGGGCAGGACGTGCACGAGCGGCGCGCAGTGCTGCGGCGGCCTGTCGTGCTTGCCGCAGACCTTCGGCGCGACCTCGCGCAGCTGCTGCGTCGGTTGGGAAGGCGGGTATTGCCGCACCGCCGACGACTGCTGCGGTGAGATGACGTGCAGCGGGAATCGATGCGTCGATCGCAGCGCGGGACAGAGCTGCGCGTCGAGCTGGGACTGCGAGGGCAGCCTGGTCTGCGTCGGCGGTCGCTGTCAGTGA
- a CDS encoding trypsin inhibitor-like cysteine-rich domain-containing protein, translated as MTRRHHCPGLVAALLLVTSGCDPGYECGELEYDRDEGRCVCPDGLVLRDGGTCAPPDQSDAAVPDGGTPCVPGAELCNGSDDDCDDRTDEGEIDCGELPAGALTTMCRAARCEVASCEPDLRDCDGELDNGCEVDLRESVAHCGACDQACDVDETCRASSCVALPLGEWFVQAGSTGAEFIGDLARHPDVENDSTALVGTLGASGSFGTIAMTGSAGQPSAFVGVAGTGGAPRWADTIRASRGANARLVTIDGAGNVYVVGDYDGTLEFAGTTLTTSMRRGFLASYSGLGARRWIHEIRGTSPSDIAVAATGDVVLAGTFVTSATIGTRTFTSSGSAGYVALVQANDLIRTVLVIAPTSGGASVARVVTTTDSIFALGSVGGPITFGTSTFAAAPGTVLARVGNDGAAGALVPLGVPNPTGLALGGDTMIVTGEFSGSLTVAGRTIEATSFGSAYVASFGTDGTGRWVVLAATASNRASAGSPVIDDEGNVTFAVGGSGSTITVLGQDFAAERNRLTLLASVTRDGAPRWIESLVDSDAVAAASAEARGRDVVVAFHANSLGVAGLDQPTLGYSDVYLVSLRGR; from the coding sequence ATGACACGACGTCACCACTGCCCAGGCCTCGTCGCGGCGCTCCTCCTCGTCACGTCGGGCTGCGACCCGGGCTACGAGTGCGGGGAGCTCGAGTACGATCGCGACGAAGGCCGTTGTGTGTGCCCCGACGGGCTCGTCCTTCGAGATGGCGGGACCTGCGCTCCGCCCGACCAGAGCGACGCCGCGGTGCCGGACGGCGGCACACCGTGCGTCCCGGGCGCCGAGCTGTGCAACGGATCCGACGACGACTGCGACGATCGGACCGACGAAGGCGAGATCGACTGCGGTGAGCTCCCGGCCGGCGCGCTCACCACGATGTGCCGCGCGGCTCGCTGCGAGGTCGCTTCGTGCGAGCCCGATCTCCGCGACTGCGACGGCGAGCTCGACAACGGGTGCGAGGTCGATCTCCGCGAGTCGGTCGCGCACTGCGGTGCGTGCGATCAAGCGTGCGACGTCGACGAGACGTGCCGCGCGTCGTCGTGCGTCGCGCTGCCTCTCGGCGAGTGGTTCGTGCAGGCGGGATCGACCGGCGCCGAGTTCATCGGGGACCTCGCGCGCCACCCCGACGTGGAGAACGACTCCACCGCGCTGGTCGGGACGCTCGGCGCGAGCGGGTCGTTCGGCACGATCGCGATGACGGGCTCGGCGGGCCAGCCGAGCGCGTTCGTCGGCGTCGCGGGCACGGGAGGCGCGCCGCGCTGGGCCGACACGATCCGCGCATCGCGCGGGGCGAACGCGCGGCTCGTGACGATCGATGGCGCGGGGAACGTGTACGTCGTGGGCGACTACGACGGCACGCTCGAGTTCGCAGGGACGACCCTGACGACCTCGATGCGTCGCGGGTTCCTCGCGAGCTACTCGGGCCTCGGAGCGCGTCGGTGGATCCACGAGATCCGGGGGACGAGCCCGAGCGACATCGCGGTCGCGGCGACCGGCGACGTGGTGCTCGCGGGCACGTTCGTGACGAGCGCGACGATCGGGACGAGGACGTTCACCTCGTCGGGGTCGGCGGGATACGTCGCGCTCGTGCAGGCGAACGATCTGATTCGCACGGTGCTCGTGATCGCGCCCACGAGCGGAGGTGCGAGCGTCGCGCGCGTCGTGACGACGACCGATTCCATCTTCGCGCTGGGGAGCGTCGGCGGTCCGATCACGTTCGGGACGAGCACGTTCGCAGCGGCACCGGGCACCGTCCTCGCGCGCGTCGGGAACGACGGTGCTGCGGGCGCGCTGGTGCCGCTCGGCGTGCCCAACCCGACGGGCCTCGCGCTCGGTGGCGACACGATGATCGTGACCGGCGAGTTCTCGGGATCGCTCACGGTCGCGGGCCGCACGATCGAGGCGACGTCGTTCGGCTCGGCCTACGTCGCGTCGTTCGGCACGGACGGCACGGGGCGGTGGGTCGTGCTCGCCGCGACCGCGTCGAACCGCGCATCGGCAGGGTCCCCGGTGATCGACGACGAGGGGAACGTCACGTTCGCCGTCGGGGGCAGCGGCAGCACCATCACCGTGCTCGGCCAGGACTTCGCGGCCGAGCGCAACCGGCTCACGCTGCTCGCCTCGGTGACGCGCGACGGGGCGCCGCGATGGATCGAGTCGCTGGTCGACTCGGACGCGGTCGCGGCGGCCTCGGCGGAGGCGCGGGGACGCGACGTGGTCGTCGCGTTCCACGCCAACTCGCTCGGCGTCGCCGGCCTCGATCAGCCGACGCTCGGCTACAGCGACGTCTATCTCGTCTCGCTGCGGGGTCGGTGA
- a CDS encoding GGDEF domain-containing protein has product MRFVLAVFSLVGLPSALPSMSAHLSVFVAYMLAACLFQWMIWKKIGGLARAMISGLVDVAMITFIVHRVGSGSTMMVALYFFAGMMNTLVVGRREGLVLAAIGALAYDALLVAESAGWLPYAPDGPSWIASAPDPIEAVGSGLMMTVMSLSLTALVGALVHQNARREQELIAANKKLQELSLRDPLTQLYNRRYLMERIEAELARVRRGKSLAVIMVDLDRFKRVNDDTGHQRGDVLLQELARGLARSVRETDVVGRYGGDEFVVILPDTDEAQGTNVANRVVEGIREVGTTFDPDRPVTASVGLAQARPNEDARALLQRADRASYDAKGRGGDRVARDSQAPATTEPVLEQHAP; this is encoded by the coding sequence ATGCGATTCGTCCTCGCGGTGTTCTCGCTCGTCGGTCTCCCGAGCGCGCTGCCCTCGATGTCGGCGCACCTCTCGGTGTTCGTCGCCTACATGCTCGCGGCCTGCCTCTTCCAGTGGATGATCTGGAAGAAGATCGGCGGGCTCGCCCGCGCGATGATCTCGGGCCTCGTCGACGTCGCGATGATCACCTTCATCGTGCACCGCGTGGGCAGCGGCTCGACCATGATGGTCGCGCTCTACTTCTTCGCGGGCATGATGAACACGCTCGTCGTGGGGCGGCGCGAGGGGCTCGTGCTCGCGGCGATCGGCGCGCTCGCGTACGACGCCCTGCTCGTCGCGGAGAGCGCGGGCTGGCTGCCCTACGCGCCCGACGGTCCCTCGTGGATCGCATCGGCGCCCGATCCGATCGAGGCCGTCGGCTCGGGCCTGATGATGACGGTCATGTCGCTCTCGCTCACCGCGCTGGTCGGCGCGCTCGTGCACCAGAACGCGCGGCGCGAGCAGGAGCTGATCGCGGCGAACAAGAAGCTCCAGGAGCTCAGCCTGCGCGACCCGCTCACGCAGCTCTACAACCGCCGCTACCTGATGGAGCGCATCGAGGCGGAGCTCGCGCGGGTGCGCCGCGGGAAGTCGCTCGCGGTGATCATGGTCGACCTCGATCGCTTCAAGCGCGTGAACGACGACACCGGCCACCAGCGCGGCGACGTGCTGCTCCAGGAGCTGGCGCGTGGCCTCGCGCGCTCGGTGCGCGAGACCGACGTCGTCGGGCGCTACGGCGGCGACGAGTTCGTGGTGATCCTGCCCGACACCGACGAGGCGCAGGGCACGAACGTCGCGAACCGCGTGGTCGAGGGGATCCGCGAGGTGGGCACCACCTTCGATCCCGATCGCCCGGTCACCGCGAGCGTCGGCCTGGCGCAGGCGCGCCCGAACGAAGACGCGCGCGCGCTGCTGCAGCGCGCCGATCG